AATTGTGGTCAAGACGTGCTCAAAATCATCAATCTGCATGGTCACATCAGGACATTGTATTTCTGACAGATTAATGTCATCGATGGAGATGCCACCAGAGGAGCTTCCATTTCCTTTTTGAACTTCAAACTCCACCTGGAATTCACTCTGAGCATCCAGGGAAACATGGTGGATCCTCCAGTGGGACGTTGGTGGTCCTTGGATGAGAGAATGGAAAGTGAAGTTCTCACTGATGCCAAGTGAAAGTAGCAGGATATGAAGTGGTGAATCATGTAAAAACAGCTCAGGGGCTGGATTCCTGTGTGAAGGTCACCCTGAATTCTCAATGTAGACTGTGAACCAGGACCTGATAAAACCAGAGGGTCAGCTGCTCACCAGTGACTTGTCCCATGAGACGTGCTGTATTGGTTTCATTGTTGAGCTCCCTGATCCAGATGTTCAGCTGGTCGTCCGCGCTCCCATTGTGGAAGTAGTAGAACTGCAGACACTGAAGGTGACCCTGTCTCTTGGGCTTCATTCTGGGGGTCTCCAGCCAGGCAGAGTCGCCTGCTTCACCAGCCGCCGTGCTTACATGCATGAAGTGACCTGCGCCACAGCCAAGTGTCCGAATATGGAACTTCATCTCGGTCATGTTGGAAAACTTGGAGAGTAAAAGGCGCTCACCTTCCTGTGGAGGTTCAGGTGTAAATCCTGCGGGGAAAAATACAATCCTGCTTTAGAGCAACGTTAATGATGCTGGAAAAGACCATGAGGAAAATGTGCCAGCATTGTGTTTAGAAACATACCTTCCTCTGCTGTGACACTGGGAAGACTGGTGTGGTCAGAGCTCGGCCCACCTTCAGCACGCGTGACCCTTTCCCATTTGGTGCTCCCACGCGAgctgtttgtcatgtgacacatggcTCCGTCGGAAAAATCACAATAGAGCTGAAAGGCAACGCTGTCGTCTGCAGTGGTGCGTGGAACAAAGTCAAGCAGATCAAAGGTTTGGCCACAGTTTTCAGAATGTTTCATTGTGTTGAAATGTTTCTCGATAAAACACTTGGATTGACGGATCCTCAAAGAAGGGCGGGGCGTCAGgcccagcaaggccttctctgctgtaaTATCTATTCTCCACTGAATATGTCCTTCATATTTATGTCGTAGTTCATCTCAGTGTGTGTTTCGAGGTTAGAGTTTttgtccaatcagaattcagcgagCTTGTGTCGCCAGCTTGTATGAAGTCAGTCGAGGCCTTGAGAGTCAACAGTGCAGGCGTCTGTGCACTCTGAGTGAACAGGCACCTGCAGGTGATGGATCGTTGccacagccaatcagatcatgaGTTGGGGACAGCAGGGCCTTCTGGCTTCGTTGAACATGACTCGTACgcatcctgtgattggatactcatggGACACCGTGATTTCCAGATTCACCGCTGCTTTTTTCTCgctctctgaaccctgtggctgaaACATTCATGGTTCTTTTATGGGCAAACAAGCCTCAGACCAGTGAGACCTCAGGTGTTTCGTGACATTCCAGCGCTTGTTGTTGGCCCCTGCATCTTCAGCCACACTGGCTTGGTCACCCAGGCCGAGAGAAGGTTTGTTCACCACTCCTGATCGAGTGAAGACACCAGGCTGCTCTCAAAAGAATCACAGTATATAATAATCCAGAGAATTCTAAATACTTCACTGGCATTAACTAATGTTACGGAATAGATTACGAAATACTGTGTGGGGATGAATTCTGTAATCTGTcatggaatacattttaaaaatgaccctCCCAACACTTGTGTCCTTTGAGTTTATGCAATGAGCTTagtggaacagcaggtggcagtagcgtggcAGCGATCAACTCCAGAGACAAGACGTTCTTTTTATGTTGGgagcggcatcactttcttgatcatttttcttttcaagaacttctccagagTTGGTAACTATCAGGGATTTGCAGCTGGcaggtcaattcagtgactcactactgcctccATAGGTGGCGAGTGTattcaaactgagcgtctcatggcccaaaggtgtcGACCAAAAAAGTTTTAGTGGCCCTCGAGGAGGTGCTCTCAGGAACAATATatcatttcttttgaaaagAGCAGCACCGAGATACAAATCATAACAGGTTTTTGTTTACAGTGTTGATTTAAGATTTCGTTTCATTGGATCGAGTCGTGCATCTTTCCGTGAGCAGAGCCACTCTTCCAACTGATCAGCTGCAGTGGGCCTCACCATTTGTGCTGTGGCTTGGAGCTGGCAAACATTACACTGAGATTTCACGTCATTTACCAGAGTCTTTCAATGTCATGTGAGATAGTTTGAGGACTAGAAACAAGGATggttgtttgatgtattcaccttcgtctccctcacacacacggtCTACATCTGAAGTTCACTGGAACAGAGTCCAGAGTCTGAGCTCCAGTGATATTTGCTTGATGGAAATGTTTCATATCATAAAGTGAAAACGACTGTGTGTGGGAACAACAGCTCAAACGGATGTAGAAATCGAGCGCTGCAGTCCACAAAGCTCATCAGCTCTTCCACATGTGAGCAAGCAGCCGGACATCACTGCAGGAGTTCTACTGTCTGGATCGCAGTGTAAACCTCATCAGATCAGTCAAACCTGGGTCATAGAGACGGCACAAGCCGCCACATGTCACACGACTCTGCTCTTGAACCAACGTTCAGCACTTTGAATGATAGATTTTTATAGATTTGATGGATTGGTTGTTGACGCCCCACATGCCAGACAATTATCGTTTAACTTCACCAACAGTTTCAGATCAGCACAAGAACTTCTCCCCCAGTCTACTGTTCAATTGCATTGTGTATTAAACGTGTTGTAATTCCTCCTACTTACTGCATTTGTAGCGAAGGTTGAGCTTCTTGGCATCTCCTGGACTCATTTCCCCACTTTGGCCGATCACGTCTTGGTACTTGGGGTCTTTAGTGAGGATTGTGGGAGCGAATAATTTGTTGAACTCATATGGTCCAAAATGCGTCACAGACCTGTAGTCGTACGGGAATCCttggctgctgctgtcattcaCTATATTGAACATCTCTGACTTTcctgaaagacattttaaatgcaTGTCACTCACCAGGCCATGAAGAAGCATCACTTATTTCTTTGGTTACATTTCTGTAGAGAATCAACTGTGCTGGGACCAGAAGCTTTGAGGCTGGCATGCTTTGGATTCAGGATATAAAATGGCACTTAAAGGACCATCAAGCTCTTTTGAGGCGCAAATACGTTGTGAACTACACATTTGCTTTTTTCCTTATATTTCATGAGCAGAGCAAGTGCTTCTCAGAAAAcccctgtctctcttctctgcccttTAAATCAATTTACAATCATTCTTCTTTAGGAGAAAAGTTGAACCTTCTTGGATGCTTTCGTAAACAATGGTGATAAAATCATCTCTGTCAGGTCGGACGTGTTCGGGGTAGAAGCCAAGAGTGTGGAGGAAGTGTCTTTCGACAGTGTTGATGGAACTGCAGTATAGACTGAAGGAGATATTCTGTCCTTTTTCCAAGTTCTGTTGTCCTACGGATGAGGAgcacctgtggaggaaacaaaaataacaacaagttTGTCTTTAAAAAGACGTCATCCTTGATTCTTTTCTGGATATATATCTCAGCTTTGTAATGACAATAACTAAACCCCTAAAATTGAATGTACAGTTTTAGCCTCATACAGAGtctctctttattttatttcacaatagtattttttaaatacatttttcaataaaGAATTTTTAAAATCGATATTTCACATAAAGTACAATACTTTCCTTCACAATCTTGGTTTGAGCTATTTTCTCACTCACCATGTACCCTTTTTAAGTAACTTTTACTGTTACTCATTCGTTTTTATGAATAATTTTAAGTTAAATTTCATccgttcttcttcttttttcttcctcactgATGTGGCATGTTAGCAACGTCTCTCTGGTTTAAACTGATCAAGAATATCAGTCATTGAAACATTCCACACGTCTTACACAAACCTGTTGGTCTATACTCCGACATGTCGTCTCAGTTAGAGGTTTGAAtgctgcatttcattttttttttttacatttttaatgcattaaaattattttatttattcatgttgaatatttgttttttccatAATTTCATCAAGAGACTTTTCCCAGCAGATACTGACACAGAGAAGAGGAACTTACTGTCGGTCTTGGTGTTGGACGTGAATGAAATAGTCCTGCGTCTCTCGGACAGTGAAGTCAATGCATGACTTCAGCCTGAACTGATCCAGTGCTCTCAGGACGACTCCCTTCACATTCAGGTCTTGTTAAAAAATACAGATCATGTATCAAAGCGTGATGATATTGGTTATTGAAGCAGAAGATTATGATCGTTTACCGAGGTCTCTATGAAGAGTGTATGGAACTGGTAAATCCCACAGTGAAGATGCTGATGAAGGCACAAGGAACAGCAGCCAAAAACACAGGCCCTTCATCCTGTCCAGTctgtgaaacaatgaaacaagttcatgtcagaaagacaaacagaagCTTCTCACCTGACCTGCATCTATGTACCAAACCTTGTACCTTGAAGCCAAATGTTCCTGTTGGCCAGTCCAGTAGCATCTGTTTCTCTGGTCAACTGCTGCCTTTTAAATGAGCGTCAAAAGTAcacattcaattaaaataaaagaacaggAAAAACAGGTTTGGCTGGACGACTAATGAATGGCATCTTCAGAACAAACTAATGAAGTGATGCAACAAATCCCTTGGCGCTCTTCACGCCATGCTTCAGATTGTGCTGGGAATATCTGACTTCACTGAAAGCTGGTTGTCTTTGGCATCAACAGCTGCATTGCTCTGTGTTTGATTGACTCGTCTCTTGTGTGTCATGTACTTTGAACCACCTGTGTAACCTGTGTTGACTGGGACCACTGAGCCTTTTCAGAGATGCTGTTCTCCTCTTGGGGTCTTCTGCTTGCAAGCTATACACATACAGTTACGGACGTCTGATACTGACATTTTGCCGACAGCGTCAGTATTGTGCCGACAGTTCAAACTCCGATATGTTGATGTGTGAAGGTGTTTCCTCGATACATCCGTGGAACACCTTTCCCTCCTTTATTGTCCTCCTTTACTCACTGAACGTGATCCACAAATAAACAGCTTCTGTTTTAATCACAGTTCAATGgtaaaagaatatttgccacaagaagccacatttttcaatttgaatgaatgtggtatattagtGGATCcagtgatggacccatacatacatttaagcaacacaatgttgttttttttgcaacgttttgacaatagcacaatagatcacgatggtggctttattcaagtttttatatcaccttattaaaactaaagctctgttgatgtcttgaaaatatttgtgtaagaatttcaattttataagaatttcaagtacattcagagtcgtggaaaccctggccattgtgtagtgaaaaacatccctgaacaaaagcaaacagaagcttttgtttgcttttgttcagggattccgccatgtttgttgttgttgttgttgttgttaccatccgagctgcgacgtgtcttgtgcatcagtgtgatcagtggaccaggaactcccgCACTTATATATaacttatataatatataatgagAATAATTTTCCCCCTCACAATCACAATTCCCCCTTTTTAtcccaaatgaataaaattatgaATTAAAAAGAATATTGCTACAGTTAAATGATGAACACTACTGATTATGAGATTAAATGTATGATAATATTTGTGATTAAATGGTAagaataaatgtttgtaaaatatAAAGGAATAACATCCGGAGAACCAAGCCCATTGGGGTTGAAGCTAaatcatcacacaagagaagtAACCGAAACACATAGAATAATTTAAATGACAGCTGTGGACCTTTTAAAATAGTGAAGTCCACCTCAACTGgcaggatgacatcatcaacctgGGGAATGTTGAGTGAGATATGGATGGGTCAAGAGCtggtcctccagctccaggtggATGAGGCTGTTTGGACTCTTCCAGGGCACCATTGGTGTCTGGGGCCATCGACTTTCACTCCTTCATTGTGATGCCTCACTGAACGTGATTCACACataaacattttctgaaaaagaacatgaatttcatttcatatttaggAAAAACAACACCTTTATTGATAGCATTTACAACATTGGTTCCTGTGTCATTATCCTGTCAACTGCCATTACAACCAGGATGGATGTGATTTAACAACAACAGAACATTGTCCTTGGAACTTTAGTattcaaagtccaaacaaaacaaaacaaaaacaagcaagacaaatgaacaagacaaaagaaaagaaaacgtgTGCAGGTACAGACAGTGAATCCTGAGCCAGTGACATAGGCTGGTATggtcattaaaatgatgaactGCTCCATGTGTCTCACTACTGTAAAAGCAATAGATGCTGTGGAGGAAAAAGAGACAGTAAAACATAGAAAAATACTGTGAACATGTCTGTTTTTTGAAGGGCAACAAATGATTGAAACAATTGTGTATTGTATAGTTGTGTTATATATTGtatcaaacacagacacaactgTAATGTAACCAAAAGTGAGagtaatcatttatttatttcttctcaaTTTCTTCTCAAAGACTATTATTGACTCTAAGTCACTCTCTCGATGCAATGGAAATGTTGTGGATCGAGCTGCATCGATTGATCGGCGCCGACGTGGGCATTTATGACGACAAATAGAAGACGTTCTATtcaagatttattcatttactttaagaagatgctatttatatttatactggatgagaaatgttattactctactacaatgtaaaaatgacagaaGAAAGCCAGCATTTCTCCAGACTCTCTGGCtgcttgtgatgctgcagcccagCCTGCAGAgtagacctgcagctgcagacatgagagccagccagccacgatGGCGGTGGTTTGGCTTCTCCGTCCAGGAAAATGACAAGTGAATTGCAGCGTGTGCACCCATGGACTCAGAggcagcattaaaacaagacacttggcctcaaatcacagCACCGAACTCAAGCTCTACCaagaggcaaacaaacaaatgctaaCTGGAGCAAACCGCAGGAGACACCAATGctcatggagtttattgttttggacgagcagcCGAGTTCTGTTGCTGAAGACTGGAGCAGCAAATAGCAGACCAGGagcccagatactcattccctggacatgcaGTCGATGAAAAGACGAACGGTCCGTCTGGTAATATGGCAACATTCCGCTACTGAACAAGTGATGAGGGAAGTTCACAACTGTGGGTGTGATCTGTGCATTGAATAGGgaataaaagtcatttattttatattgaacACTTTGCCAGGACAggcaaaatggaaaaataaaattaagtgaTGTAGAGCTGTTTGACAGGTGAGTTCAGTGATGAGCCTCGGGGCAGCCGACTGTCGTGCAATTGTCTCATGTCTCAGGCAAATGCAGCTTGTGTCACGCGCTCATACCACACTCCCTGTTGGCATCTGCTTTCAAATGACGCCCACAACTTGAAACAcagcttcaaaacaacaacaaaagcaccTTCACATTCTGATTCAATTCTTGTTGCAGTTAAAGCAAACATATCATTGAAAGGAGCCTGTTCATTACGAAATGTTTGATACAATTAACTACCGAATGTTTAGTTCAGTCTCCACTAATACACTGTAAAATCCTcctgatgttgtgtgtgtgtagaagtcAGAGCACAGACGCATCACACATCCCTGTGTTGTCGACACGACAAGCTCActttgagtttgagttgagtttttttgtcGTCCCTCAATctgccatcctcactcccatggtgttctatagtgacgttgggaaagtggacttttgctccCACACTGACAGACCAGGGCAGCCCTCAGTGCTGCAGGTTGACGCATGGGCTATTTGCTGTTTATAAGCCctgatgtggctctcctccttcagtcgCCGGGACTGACACGCACGGCCTTGTGAGGGCCTCTGAATATAGCCACACAAGTTCTGTGTCGGACaggtttttatgtcaaaatcaGAGTTTCAGTCactggatgtgcaactatttcAACATGGTGGATGAAGTCAGTCATTGCTATGATTGCTAAACAAAATGTTAGCAGATGACACAAACCCTTAGTTCAGAGGTcagctgtttttattcattcatttttaacatcttTACACTAAACAGATGGGAAAAAatcctgagactcagagtagataTTTCGAGCGCAGCCAAAACAAGAccttatgatttatttatgattatttttttaactcattttcAGGTAGCCTGCAGTTTTGTTTCCTTGGGTGTGTTGAATATGCTCCGACAGTCATTGTGGAACTATGTTTGTTATCTTGGCTCAGTATgttatgaaaacattttgctgccAAATGCTCAGAACAACACATGCTAACAGTCATTTTCTGTTATGCAATCTGAGTCACAAAAGTTTTAAGATGTATTATTCTGAGAATCAGAGCAGGGCCACCGGGCAACATTCCGCTACtgaacaagtgatgagtgaagttcaCATTGTGGGTTTGCTCTGCTCActgaaagtggaaaaaaagtaatttattctATATGAAACACTTTGCCagaacaaggaaaaaaatgaagttaaaaagtgATGTAGAGCTGTGAGTTCAGTGATGAGCCTCGGGGCAGCCGACTGTCACGCAGTTGTCACATGTCTCAGGCAAATGCAGCTTGTGTCACATGCTCAAGTGTTGTGGATTTTCCTGACCACAATAAAGATCttggagagagaattgtcttcAAGAATATTTATTGACTAATCTTTGCTAAGAGAGTGAGAATAAAAAAGTTCAGTGTGAAGTTGACACTTtcactgaggaattctcagcaaaaaaacactttcatcacTGGACTGGACACAACAACATTGAAGATAACAAACCAGAATGTAGCAACAACTTTGAGCATCCGTGAGAAGCTCAGGTGGAATGTTGTCGTCCGGCGGGACGTTGTTTAGAGGAGGTGGTGGACTGTCCCTCAGTTGACACTCATTTGGCGTTGAACACGACTTTGCAGTGGGATGCGTGCACCCAAGTGGCCCTTGGGTCTTTGATCGCCCTACGTGTGACGAGCAGGACTTGGACGGGCCCCAACCAGTGCTGATGTCGCCAAGATTTGGACCAGAAGTTCCTGATCAGCAAGAAGTCACCAGGTCTGATGTCGTGCAGAGGAGTGTCGGCTGACCGTGGGACAGCGTCAGCCACCTGCCGTATCGATTGGCGGCCTCTGAGGTATCATTCCAATGTTGGGTGGTGCTGTGAATAAGATAAAGGTTAGAACACATGCACAAGCTCCTCCTCGTGTACACAAGCACAAGAGGGAGACATGAACTATGGCAGAGGCTGGTGAAGGAGCGAGTCTTGCCCTGTGGGGTCAGAGTGTGACCCAGGCTTGTTTTCACTGAGACAGTGCACCTGAGAGGTGAAAGGAAGACGGCACACTTTCAACTGTGCAGAGAGGAAAATAGAAGGATCATCACGCTCAGGTTCCCCATCAGACACCTGCATACACATCTTAACAAAAGGAGCCAAAGCCTTCAGAGATTCAGACTTTGGCTTGGAAATGGACAGATGAGGTGCAGCATACAGGGAGGTGAAGACAGGAAGTTGTTCAGGAGTCAACATGCAGTGCTGCAGTGCACCTGTGCTCATCAAAGAAGAGGTCAGTCAAACACATGGCATCATTGAGATTCTTGTAAAAGTCAGTTCCATCCTGTCTGTCAGGTCCAGAGGTCACATGTGCAGCACATTGCAGTCTGTAAGGAGTCACATAAACCGGAGGTGTACATTGAAACTGAAGACAGTTTAGACTCCCATCTAAATTTTGACGACTAACCGTTGTAACAATGTATGGTACTGGTATGTGTGAATGAAGTTCCGTGTGTTGTTCCCGGGGGGACACTTTTGTAAGTGACGCAGGTGAAGCAGCAAGAGTGTGGACGTGTGTTGAGCGAAATAAAAGACCTCTCGATTGAGGTACAAAACACCTCGTATGGTCCATTCTGTAAGAAGGAACCAAAGGTGGAATGAAACAACGGTTAACCCAGTTGGTGTTAATGTTATGACGGTCCCACACTTTATCTTCAAATCCTTCCTAGAAGATTTACCGCACCCTGTGGggacatcaaaaacaaatgtttcaaatcAACGTTTCCCTCTGGAGATTCCCAAATGAACCTCAATGGTGCAGAAAACCTAACACTACATTTCTGCTGGAACTCATCCTGTAAGTCGAACGCCcgcttggttttgtttttacttcacaTGTCCTAATTGCAGAGTCGCGCCAGAGTCGACCATGACATTGATCCTCACACCGTTGACCTTGGAGGTTATCATTGGCAGGTGAGGACAGGtgtggcgccatcttgtggtgaTTGTTGCTGTTGCTCTGCCCTTGATCTGGTCACCACTTGTGCAGGGACGTCTTGTTGGGGAGGGGTAGGAGCAGGTCCTTGAGTGGGGCTTGGACAGCAATGGATGGAGCGATTGGCAATGGACCCGGAACCTGGTGTCTTTTGTGTGGCAGACGCACCCAGTCGCCGTCTCTCTGATGTGTGATTTCACACCTTTcctgcttttgttctgttttaatttgtttcGCCACTCTACACTGGGCTTCTTCCAGCCAcacttttctggtgtttttcaaactttctCACACGCTCCATTTCAATTGTCCTTTTCTCTTCTCATTTCTCATTCAGTCAGTGTCTCAACATTCACAATTCATCAGGGTCGTGGGAAACCCAAGATGATTCACCCACTCATTCACACTCCAAACATTCATCCCTGTATTTGTCTTTCATAATTTTCATGCAAGGAGATGTTCACTTTGGCTCCTCCATTTTATTCTTCTTGTTACTCATTCGTCTTCTCAGTCCTTTCTTtactttttcaattaaaaaaactcCTTGTTTTCAACCACCAAACGCAGGTCCCTGATCATGTGTTTACACTAAATCCCCGactcagatttttttctgtgtcgtGTTCAGAGTCATTTTCTGTGATGCAATCTGAGTCACAAATTtcctgagactcagagttgGGCTGCCGCTTTTTCTGGCCTCTCTATTTAGTCGAAGATGTTGAAGCCAGTCGTCAAAGTTGTTGCGCTGCTGTTGTCTCCAGGACAAGTCGAGGTTTTGGAACCATAACTCCTCCTACCTGCCAACTGTGCAGTAGTTCCGTGGTGGGTGGGGTCCtctatataaaaagaaaaagaacaaaggaAGTCGTCGCCTGGGGTGCACAAAGttaaactgaatgaaaaaaaaaaagttttctttcaacacctcttggaaaaacaagatgaaaaaaaaaacatattgttaACTAAAACAGATGAAAGACCTTTGGATGTTTGTTAAGTTTGAGCTTCAGACTTCCTCAAACTCATGACGCAAGAAGAAGCCTAAAGTTAGAAGACAGTTGAAGAAAATTTGGGGGAGTCTGCTTTACTTCTTGGAGACAAGTTTTCAAAGAAAGGTCTCTTAGCTTATATTGTGGTCCTGCTCCAGCATGGATGTCAATAAACACTGTTCATTTGAAATTCCAAAGAGTTTCAGAAATTAATTATTGACATTTATAGTGTCTGTTTGCTACAAACCAGGATGTCGACCGCCAAATCATGAACACTGTGATCGTCATGCTTTGCAATACGGACATGGTATGGAGTTTTTAGTTTTCTTTGAGTGTTGGTATCGAATTTTGGAAACTTGCTGGCTGAGTTGGAGGCTATTATCCACACACATATGTTTTAATGGTGAAAGCCTCATCCTCCATTCATTGTCTGCGCCACACTCCCTCTCACCTCAGTGGGCAGCGCAGGGATTAAAAGCCTTGGTCTCCGATctgaattctgaaaaccatgttgAGAATAGCATCACGGAATGTAAAGCCAGGGGAACAAATCATTTGAGGTTGACTGCATTTATTTGCTTTGATAAAACACCcatcaccaaaataaatcacGACAAAGACAAATGTCTAAACCCTGTCATTCAATCCCGCGCCAGAAAATCCACATTTATTTGGGAGAGCATGAGCTGGTGGTTCCACTCAGGCGATCCAGAGCAGCACTGCTgacaggaggatgaggatgggtgacgacatcatcgcaggagagaaacaaaaaatgctcctgtgaaaaagaagaaaaacaacccaAAGTACTTGAAGTGTTCATGGCAGCAAAGCATCCGTGCTGTGCTCTATACAGTCTGATCTGAGTCCATTTATGTGgcacaggggccaaatctgacctTCGAAGACGTTTTACGTGGCCTGCATTGGCTTGAGATTAAATAGCAGCGCAGAGCGCAGCAAAAACtaggatgatgacatcatgaccaATGGAGATTACTGTGTTCGGGACTTAGAGATGGAAATTTTGATGGGGTTTGACGGAAGAAAGTTAATGTGATGGCCAGAGGaaagaagcaaatgaaaagaaaa
This window of the Synchiropus splendidus isolate RoL2022-P1 chromosome 12, RoL_Sspl_1.0, whole genome shotgun sequence genome carries:
- the LOC128768544 gene encoding meprin A subunit beta-like isoform X2, which encodes MKGLCFWLLFLVPSSASSLWDLPVPYTLHRDLDLNVKGVVLRALDQFRLKSCIDFTVRETQDYFIHVQHQDRQCSSSVGQQNLEKGQNISFSLYCSSINTVERHFLHTLGFYPEHVRPDRDDFITIVYESIQEGKSEMFNIVNDSSSQGFPYDYRSVTHFGPYEFNKLFAPTILTKDPKYQDVIGQSGEMSPGDAKKLNLRYKCNDSVAFQLYCDFSDGAMCHMTNSSRGSTKWERVTRAEGGPSSDHTSLPSVTAEEGFTPEPPQEGHFMHVSTAAGEAGDSAWLETPRMKPKRQGHLQCLQFYYFHNGSADDQLNIWIRELNNETNTARLMGQVTGPPTSHWRIHHVSLDAQSEFQVEFEVQKGNGSSSGGISIDDINLSEIQCPDVTMQIDDFEHVLTTITSDTYMYSPRHYSSDGYAYRFAVIMGGGDFGLKVQLLSGQNDDELTWPCVNRQVTVQVVDQTPNIQHHMSMERSITTTDSHFWDNPRKVGRKIETNDTEEVFANTPKTLVFLLSSEMKSLNYLKGESAVFAFYFQDITPLINGSSLPKAKLGPTAVKLTPKNPRHDTCKTGEPTTAHPATPHPATAHPATAHPTTDQRPPTTMSDGATVGRSPMIHKTLDDRRPRTHETLDDRSIFCFSPAMMSSPILILLSAVLLWIA
- the LOC128768544 gene encoding meprin A subunit beta-like isoform X1; the protein is MKGLCFWLLFLVPSSASSLWDLPVPYTLHRDLDLNVKGVVLRALDQFRLKSCIDFTVRETQDYFIHVQHQDRQCSSSVGQQNLEKGQNISFSLYCSSINTVERHFLHTLGFYPEHVRPDRDDFITIVYESIQEGKSEMFNIVNDSSSQGFPYDYRSVTHFGPYEFNKLFAPTILTKDPKYQDVIGQSGEMSPGDAKKLNLRYKCNDSVAFQLYCDFSDGAMCHMTNSSRGSTKWERVTRAEGGPSSDHTSLPSVTAEEGFTPEPPQEGHFMHVSTAAGEAGDSAWLETPRMKPKRQGHLQCLQFYYFHNGSADDQLNIWIRELNNETNTARLMGQVTGPPTSHWRIHHVSLDAQSEFQVEFEVQKGNGSSSGGISIDDINLSEIQCPDVTMQIDDFEHVLTTITSDTYMYSPRHYSSDGYAYRFAVIMGGGDFGLKVQLLSGQNDDELTWPCVNRQVTVQVVDQTPNIQHHMSMERSITTTDSHFWDNPRKVGRKIETNDTEEVFANTPKTLVFLLSSEMKSLNYLKGESAVFAFYFQDITPLINGSSLPKAKLGPTAVKLTPKNPRHDTCKTGEPTTAHPATPHPATAHPATAHPTTDQRPPTTMSDGATVGRSPMIHKTLDDRYSEQCSVATVSFSSFHLLLPSVTYITLQKTWNSMNNND